A stretch of Castanea sativa cultivar Marrone di Chiusa Pesio chromosome 2, ASM4071231v1 DNA encodes these proteins:
- the LOC142623420 gene encoding uncharacterized protein LOC142623420 produces MVNYVAALRPKLHGLMKMAGVKPYTVEIEPGTVMNFWVPMETLKKKPTKKGDKPVVVLVHGFFSDGILTWLFQVVALTKKYSVYIPDLLFFGGSITDKTDRSPSFQAECLVAGLRKLGVERCTVVGFSYGGLVAFKMAEQHADLVEAVVVSGSVIEMTDSISDTMLQNLGYSSSSEMLLPTSVKDLKALLSVAAQKKLWFPDRLHKDFLEAMFTNRKERGELLEGLVISNKDTKVPNFTQKIHLLWGENDQIFNLKLAQNMKAQLRENASFQGILKAGHLVHLERPFVYNRYLKQFLASLHTNKAQK; encoded by the exons ATGGTGAACTACGTGGCCGCACTGAGGCCCAAGTTGCATGGGCTAATGAAGATGGCAGGTGTGAAACCCTACACAGTGGAGATCGAACCAGGCACGGTCATGAACTTCTGGGTCCCCATGGAGACCCTGAAGaagaaacccacaaaaaagGGTGACAAGCCCGTGGTGGTCCTTGTCCACGGCTTCTTCTCTGACGGCATATTGACTTGGCTATTCCAGGTTGTTGCTCTAACCAAAAAATACTCAGTTTACATACCGGACCTCCTCTTCTTCGGTGGCTCTATCACCGACAAAACCGACAGGTCACCGAGTTTCCAAGCGGAGTGTTTGGTTGCGGGGTTAAGGAAGCTCGGGGTGGAGAGGTGCACTGTGGTTGGGTTTAGCTATGGTGGGCTGGTAGCGTTTAAAATGGCTGAGCAGCATGCAGACTTGGTTGAGGCCGTGGTGGTGTCTGGTTCAGTCATAGAGATGACTGACTCCATCAGTGATACAATGCTGCAAAACCTTGGCTACTCTTCGTCTTCGGAGATGTTGTTGCCTACTTCCGTTAAGGATTTGAAAGCTCTTCTCTCTGTCGCTGCTCAGAAAAAGCTGTGGTTCCCAGATCGCCTTCACAAAGACTTCCTTGag GCGATGTTCACCAACAGGAAGGAGAGAGGTGAACTCCTAGAAGGCTTAGTCATTAGCAACAAGGATACCAAGGTTCCCAATTTTACCCAG AAGATACATCTCTTATGGGGTGAGAATGATCAGATTTTCAACCTGAAGCTTGCCCAAAACATGAAAGC GCAACTTCGAGAAAATGCATCATTTCAAGGCATATTGAAGGCTGGTCACTTGGTTCACCTCGAACGACCTTTTGTTTACAATAGGTATCTGAAGCAATTCCTTGCCTCCTTGCACACAAATAAAGCCCAAAAGTGA
- the LOC142623562 gene encoding uncharacterized protein LOC142623562 isoform X2, producing MVNLVAAQRPMLHGLMKMAGVQPYTVEIEPGTVMSFWVPVETLKKPKKKGEKPEPPAKPNKPVVVLVHGFASEGIVTWQFQVGALSKKYSVYIPDLLFFGGSITDKTDRSPSFQAECLVTGLRKLGVERCTVVGFSYGGMVAFKMAEQHADLVEAMVVSGSIIAMTDSISQTTLQGLGFSSSSELLLPTSVNGLKALLSVAAHKKLWFPDRLHKDFLEVMFTNRKERGELLEGLVISNKDTKVPNFPQATWRKCIISRHI from the exons ATGGTGAACCTTGTGGCTGCACAGAGACCCATGTTGCATGGGCTAATGAAGATGGCTGGTGTGCAACCCTACACTGTGGAGATCGAGCCAGGCACAGTCATGAGCTTCTGGGTCCCAGTAGAGACActcaagaaacccaaaaaaaagggtgaaAAGCCTGAACCCCCAGCTAAACCAAACAAGCCTGTGGTGGTTCTAGTCCACGGGTTCGCCTCTGAGGGCATTGTGACATGGCAGTTCCAAGTCGGTGCTTTGTCCAAAAAATACTCAGTTTACATACCGGACCTCCTCTTCTTCGGTGGCTCTATCACTGACAAAACCGACAGGTCGCCGAGTTTCCAAGCGGAGTGTTTGGTTACGGGGTTAAGGAAGCTTGGGGTGGAGAGGTGCACTGTGGTTGGGTTTAGCTATGGTGGGATGGTAGCGTTCAAAATGGCTGAGCAGCACGCAGACTTGGTTGAGGCCATGGTGGTGTCTGGGTCAATCATAGCCATGACTGACTCAATCAGTCAAACCACGCTGCAAGGCCTTGGgttctcttcttcttcggagctgTTGTTGCCTACTTCTGTTAATGGTTTGAAAGCTCTTCTCTCTGTTGCTGCTCACAAAAAACTGTGGTTCCCAGATCGCCTTCACAAAGACTTCCTTGAG GTGATGTTCACCAACAGGAAGGAGAGAGGTGAACTCCTAGAAGGCTTAGTCATTAGCAACAAGGATACCAAGGTTCCCAATTTTCCACAG GCAACTTGGAGAAAATGCATCATTTCAAGGCATATCTAA
- the LOC142623562 gene encoding uncharacterized protein LOC142623562 isoform X1, translated as MVNLVAAQRPMLHGLMKMAGVQPYTVEIEPGTVMSFWVPVETLKKPKKKGEKPEPPAKPNKPVVVLVHGFASEGIVTWQFQVGALSKKYSVYIPDLLFFGGSITDKTDRSPSFQAECLVTGLRKLGVERCTVVGFSYGGMVAFKMAEQHADLVEAMVVSGSIIAMTDSISQTTLQGLGFSSSSELLLPTSVNGLKALLSVAAHKKLWFPDRLHKDFLEVMFTNRKERGELLEGLVISNKDTKVPNFPQKIHLLWGENDQIFNLDLAQNMKGQLGENASFQGISKAGHLVHLERPCVYNRCLKQFLASLHENKAQK; from the exons ATGGTGAACCTTGTGGCTGCACAGAGACCCATGTTGCATGGGCTAATGAAGATGGCTGGTGTGCAACCCTACACTGTGGAGATCGAGCCAGGCACAGTCATGAGCTTCTGGGTCCCAGTAGAGACActcaagaaacccaaaaaaaagggtgaaAAGCCTGAACCCCCAGCTAAACCAAACAAGCCTGTGGTGGTTCTAGTCCACGGGTTCGCCTCTGAGGGCATTGTGACATGGCAGTTCCAAGTCGGTGCTTTGTCCAAAAAATACTCAGTTTACATACCGGACCTCCTCTTCTTCGGTGGCTCTATCACTGACAAAACCGACAGGTCGCCGAGTTTCCAAGCGGAGTGTTTGGTTACGGGGTTAAGGAAGCTTGGGGTGGAGAGGTGCACTGTGGTTGGGTTTAGCTATGGTGGGATGGTAGCGTTCAAAATGGCTGAGCAGCACGCAGACTTGGTTGAGGCCATGGTGGTGTCTGGGTCAATCATAGCCATGACTGACTCAATCAGTCAAACCACGCTGCAAGGCCTTGGgttctcttcttcttcggagctgTTGTTGCCTACTTCTGTTAATGGTTTGAAAGCTCTTCTCTCTGTTGCTGCTCACAAAAAACTGTGGTTCCCAGATCGCCTTCACAAAGACTTCCTTGAG GTGATGTTCACCAACAGGAAGGAGAGAGGTGAACTCCTAGAAGGCTTAGTCATTAGCAACAAGGATACCAAGGTTCCCAATTTTCCACAG AAGATACATCTCTTATGGGGTGAGAATGATCAGATTTTCAACTTGGACCTTGCCCAAAACATGAAAGG GCAACTTGGAGAAAATGCATCATTTCAAGGCATATCTAAGGCTGGTCACTTGGTTCATCTCGAACGACCTTGCGTTTACAATCGGTGTTTGAAGCAATTCCTTGCCTCCTTGCACgaaaataaagcccaaaaatGA